In one Arachis duranensis cultivar V14167 chromosome 9, aradu.V14167.gnm2.J7QH, whole genome shotgun sequence genomic region, the following are encoded:
- the LOC107466329 gene encoding uncharacterized protein LOC107466329: protein MDMLVLIGCVMEGKEVYFSQLIRHSMWRAHIRGLLPFPTLVTSLAELADVPWEDDDVTPPPPDDDDKEVTISWGLWVHEKPLTSRRSRARAVVEAARPSSSTAAPAPPGIELPPLLESPASDEQDQEEEHGEEPIQQEAPPETQTTTKVQQPPEVQHDILEPQPVPPPVPQPELEPQPGAIVDPHPELQ from the exons ATGGATATGCTAGTTCTGATTGGGTGCGTCATGGAGGGGAAGGAGGTGTATTTCTCCCAGCTGATTAGGCATAGCATGTGGAGAGCTCATATTCGCGGCTTACTACCGTTTCCTACACTGGTTACTAGTTTAGCTGAGCTAGCTGATGTCCCATGGGAGGACGATGATGTGACACCACCACCTCCAGATGATGATGACAAGGAAGTTACCATTTCCTGGGGTCTatgggtgcacgagaagccccTGACTAGCCGCCGTTCTCGAGCTAGAGCAGTAGTTGAGGCAGCTAGACCTTCTTCCTCCACAGCAGCACCTGCACCACCC GGCATCGAGCTTCCTCCACTTCTAGAGTCTCCCGCTTCCGACGAGCAGGATCAGGAGGAGGAGCATGGTGAGGAGCCGATACAGCAGGAGGCACCACCAGAGACGCAGACCACCACTAAGGTCCAGCAGCCTCCTGAGGTCCAGCATGATATTCTTGAGCCACAGCCAGTACCACCTCCAGTCCCACAGCCTGAGCTTGAGCCACAGCCTGGTGCGATTGTTGACCCCCATCCCGAGCTTCAGTag